From Serinus canaria isolate serCan28SL12 chromosome 24, serCan2020, whole genome shotgun sequence, one genomic window encodes:
- the KCNJ1 gene encoding ATP-sensitive inward rectifier potassium channel 1 — protein sequence MFSYLRERFTSRLRERSRRRARLVSKDGRCNIEFGNVEQSRFVFLIDIWTTILDLRWRYKMTIFISAFLGSWFLFGLLWYVVAYIHKDLPEFNPSINHTPCVENINGLTSAFLFSLETQVTIGYGFRCVTEQCATAIFLLIFQSILGVIINSFMCGAILAKISRSKNRAKTITFSKNAVISKRGGKLCLLIRVANLRKSLLIGSHIYGKLLRTTITPEGETIILDQVNIEFVVDAGNENLFFISPLTIYHIIDKNSPFFHMAAETLLQQDFELVVFLDGTVEATSATCQVRTSYIPEEVLWGYRFAPIVSKTKEGKYRVDFQNFSKTVAVETPHCAFCLYNEKEAKAKEKKGYDNPGFVLSEVNETSDTKM from the coding sequence ATGTTCAGCTACCTCCGGGAGCGCTTCACCAGCCGCCTCCGGGAGCGCAGCCGGCGCCGGGCCAGGCTCGTCTCCAAGGATGGGAGGTGCAACATCGAGTTTGGCAATGTGGAGCAGTCCAGGTTTGTCTTCCTGATTGACATATGGACAACCATCCTGGACCTCAGGTGGAGATACAAGATGACCATCTTCATCTCGGCCTTCCTGGGCAGCTGGTTCCTGTTTGGGCTGCTCTGGTATGTTGTAGCCTACATCCACAAAGACCTGCCCGAGTTCAACCCCTCCATCAACCACACCCCCTGCGTGGAGAACATCAACGGCCTCACCTCagccttcctcttctccctggaGACCCAGGTGACCATCGGGTACGGCTTCAGGTGTGTCACAGAGCAGTGCGCCACTGCCATCTTCCTGCTCATCTTCCAGTCCATCCTGGGTGTCATCATCAACTCCTTCATGTGTGGGGCCATCCTGGCCAAGATCTCCAGGTCCAAAAACCGGGCCAAGACCATCACGTTCAGCAAGAACGCTGTCATCAGCAAGCGTGGGGGGAAGCTCTGCCTCCTGATCCGCGTGGCCAACCTCCGCAAGAGCCTGCTGATCGGGAGCCACATCTATGGGAAGCTGCTGAGGACCACCATCACCCCCGAGGGGGAGACCATCATCCTGGACCAGGTCAACATCGAGTTCGTGGTGGACGCCGGCAACGAGAATCTCTTCTTCATCTCTCCCCTCACCATTTACCACATCATAGACAAGAACAGCCCCTTCTTCCACATGGCAGCAGaaaccctcctgcagcaggacttTGAGCTGGTGGTGTTTTTGGATGGCACTGTGGAGGCCACCAGTGCCACCTGCCAGGTGAGGACGTCCTACATCCCCGAGGAGGTGCTCTGGGGGTACCGCTTCGCTCCCATCGTGTCCAAGACCAAAGAAGGGAAATACAGAGTGGATTTCCAGAACTTCAGCAAGACAGTGGCCGTGGAGACTCCCCACTGTGCTTTCTGTCTCTACAATGAGAAGGAAGCCAAAGCCAAAGAGAAGAAAGGTTATGACAATCCTGGTTTTGTCTTGTCTGAAGTCAATGAAACCAGTGACACAAAAATGTAG
- the FLI1 gene encoding Friend leukemia integration 1 transcription factor isoform X3 encodes MWERKKTQPYSSQASWDHKAKPVSYKFFSRKSSFQALCACCLLLLDPSCDAVRRAGWGSYGNSGLSKSPPVTGTQNVNKTTEQQRPQPDPYQILGPTSSRLANPGSGQIQLWQFLLELLSDSSNASCITWEGTNGEFKMTDPDEVARRWGERKSKPNMNYDKLSRALRYYYDKNIMTKVHGKRYAYKFDFHGIAQALQPHPTESSMYKYPSDLSYMPSYHAHQQKVNFVPPHPSSMPVTSSSFFGAASPYWTSPAGSIYPNPNVPRHPNAHVTPHLGSYY; translated from the exons atgtgggagaggaaaaaaacacagccCTACAGCAGCCAAGCCAGTTGGGACCACAAAGCAAAGCCAGTGTCTTACAAgtttttttctaggaaaagtTCTTTTCAAGCCCTGTGTGCCTGTTGTCTCTTGTTGTTAGATCCCTCCTGTGATGCAGTCAGGAGAGCAGGATGGGGCAGTTATGGGAATTCTGGTCTCTCCAAAA gCCCTCCTGTCACAGGGACACAAAATGTGAATAAGACAACAGAGCAGCAGCGGCCCCAGCCAG atcCCTACCAAATCCTGGGGCCTACCAGCAGCCGTCTTGCCAATCCAG ggagcGGGCAGATCCAGCTGTGGcagttcctgctggagctgctgtcgGACAGCTCCAACGCCAGCTGCATCACCTGGGAGGGCACCAACGGCGAGTTCAAGATGACGGACCCCGACGAGGTGGCGCGGCGTTGGGGCGAGAGGAAGAGCAAACCCAACATGAATTACGACAAGCTGAGCCGGGCGCTGCGCTACTACTACGACAAGAACATTATGACCAAGGTGCACGGCAAGCGCTACGCCTACAAATTTGACTTTCATGGCATCgcccaggccctgcagccccacccCACCGAGTCCTCCATGTACAAGTACCCGTCGGATCTGTCCTACATGCCGTCCTACCATGCCCACCAGCAGAAGGTGAACTTTGTGCCCCCACACCCTTCCTCCATGCCTGTCACATCATCCAGTTTCTTTGGAGCAGCCTCCCCCTATTGGACCTCCCCTGCAGGAAGCATTTACCCCAACCCCAACGTGCCCCGCCACCCCAACGCCCACGTCACGCCGCACTTGGGCAGCTATTACTAA